In the Hemitrygon akajei chromosome 7, sHemAka1.3, whole genome shotgun sequence genome, one interval contains:
- the LOC140731282 gene encoding uncharacterized protein, with protein sequence MSTRSSIKSLSKSSSSCDRGSRASSKATQARAKAEAAKVRARFAKEELEVKMKAAAREAENQKEKAAREAENQKEKAAREAEAAAREAENELERKRVEARLEALKLEREAAAAEVEAELIEDAEEMHDPKDGKSTSEKIGLERTRDYVQSQMEWKTLSSSPYLFDNVPLHEESWRGPTASRPSEEDNLPSQLRDEPRNARAHDKYFSTPNLPDLGRREAKTESRPANPITDVRPQSCTCGHVPSARTPPADESAARYFARRDLVTSGLYRFDDKPENYRAWYSTFTNAIDGVQLRATQELDLMAKWLGKESCEQVRRMRSVYINKPELALKKAWERLQEGYGAPEIIEAALCQRLGNFPKVSAKDHTKLREFGDLLMEIQGAKEDGHSAGLVYLDTPTGIRQLVDKLPFGLQDRWLSVASDYKEEHEGQFPPFEYFTRFVCKEAKKRNDPSLIGPGSSTIYTKPDKSTSNNSNITKPVSALKTEVLTTNNDSSKNCPLHNKPHPLKRCRTFREKPLEEKKALLEEKGICFRCCSSTSHCARECTIAVKCLECDSTNHDWAMHPGPSPQTDNAPSPPQQDGGEGEAHSRTTVVSSSYLSH encoded by the exons atgtcaacccgatccagcatcaagtcgttgtcaaagtcatcgtcatcctgcgataggggcagtagggcatcaagtaaggccacccaagcaagagcgaaagcagaagccgccaaggtgcgagcgcgctttgccaaagaagaattagaagtaaagatgaaagcggctgccagagaagccgaaaaccagaaggaaaaggctgccagagaagccgaaaaccagaaggaaaaggctgccagagaagccgaagcggctgccagagaagccgaaaacgaattggaaaggaaaagggtagaggcacggttagaagcgctgaagctagaacgagaagcagcagctgccgaggtggaagcagagttaatagaagacgccgaagaaatgcatgatccgaaggacggaaaatctacctcagaaaagatcggattggaacgtacaagggactatgtccaatctcaaatggaatggaagactctttcttcctctccttacttattcgataacgtcccacttcacgaggagtcttggagaggcccgacggcatcacgtccatccgaggaagataatttaccctcgcaactccgcgatgaacccaggaatgcaagggctcacgacaagtacttctcgacaccgaacttaccggatttggggagaagagaggcaaagactgagtccagaccagcaaatcccataacagatgtacgccctcagtcatgtacctgtggacatgttccctcagcccgcacgccacctgcagacgaatccgcagcacggtatttcgcacgacgggatctcgtcacttcaggactataccggttcgacgataaacctgaaaattaccgtgcatggtactccactttcaccaacgctatcgacggagtccagctcagagcaacccaggagttggatcttatggcaaaatggctgggaaaagaatcatgcgaacaggtgagacgcatgcgttcagtgtacatcaacaaacccgagctagcattgaagaaagcatgggagagacttcaggagggctacggagcccccgaaattattgaggcggcgctatgccaacgtttgggaaattttcctaaggtgtcagccaaggaccacaccaagctaagagaatttggagatttactcatggagattcaaggcgccaaagaagatggccactcagctggtctagtatacctagacactccaaccgggattagacaactcgtggacaaacttccattcgggctgcaggacaggtggttgtccgttgcctcagattacaaggaagaacacgaaggtcaattccctcccttcgagtatttcaccaggttcgtgtgcaaggaggcgaagaagcgaaacgatcctagcctcataggtccaggaagcagtacaatttacaccaagccagataaatccacttcgaataattccaacattactaaaccagtctcagcgcttaagactgaagtccttacaactaacaacgactctagcaagaattgtccattgcataacaaaccccaccccctcaaaagatgcagaacgtttagggaaaaaccccttgaagagaagaaggccctcctcgaggagaaaggaatatgctttagatgctgttcctcgacctctcactgtgcgagagagtgtacgatcgccgtgaagtgcctggaatgtgatagcactaatcacgactgggccatgcatcctggcccgtcaccgcaaaccgacaacgctccttcacccccacaacaggacggcggggagggagaagctcactccaggacaactgttgtcagctcgagct atctgtctcactaa